A genomic region of Phoenix dactylifera cultivar Barhee BC4 unplaced genomic scaffold, palm_55x_up_171113_PBpolish2nd_filt_p 000309F, whole genome shotgun sequence contains the following coding sequences:
- the LOC103716591 gene encoding LOW QUALITY PROTEIN: sorcin-like (The sequence of the model RefSeq protein was modified relative to this genomic sequence to represent the inferred CDS: deleted 2 bases in 2 codons): protein MQKLVDFGQTIEDMKDRHQAELGGVEGRTNKLCQSQLDNISSMLQRFSLLRIPRAPLPRSVVWLLPRWRTLGVLREWFERVDSSHTGNITALQLQRWLFGNLNFPLSIVQQMIRMYDFDRNGTMNFLKVKFLALNKFLLKVQNVFSALERGRGFLTLDDVYEALVKLGFSLDSPAFYTVCESFDKNKMGMVRLDEFISICIFAQSARNLFNSFDTTKRGRVTLDFNQFVYCTANCRI, encoded by the exons ATGCAGAAGTTAGTAGACTTCGGGCAAACAATTGAAGATATGAAGGATCGCCATCAGGCAGAGTTGGGCGGAGTTGAAGGCAGAACCAACAAACTTTGCCAGTCTCAGCTTGACAATATTTCATCTATGTTACAGCGATTCTCcctcctcag AATACCACGCGCCCCACTTCCAAGATCAGTCGTCTGGTTACTTCCACGATGGAGAACGCTGGGGGTTCTGCGAGAGTGGTTCGAGCGAGTA GACTCCAGCCACACCGGCAACATCACCGCTCTTCAGCTTCAG CGCTGGCTGTTTGGAAACCTCAATTTCCCTCTCTCCATCGTTCAGCAGATGATCAG GATGTACGAC TTTGATAGAAACGGGACCATGAACTTTTTGAAGGTGA AATTTCTCGCTCTTAACAAGTTTCTGCTCAAG GTTCAGAATGTCTTCTCAGCGCTGGAAAG GGGCCGTGGATTTCTCACTCTTGATGATGTCTATGAG GCGCTGGTCAAACTCGGTTTCTCCCTTGACTCACCTGCCTTTTATACAGTCTGTGAG AGCTTTGATAAGAACAAGATGGGAATGGTTCGGTTGGACGAGTTCATATCAATTTGTATTTTTGCACAGTCAGCTCG TAATTTGTTCAATTCTTTCGATACAACTAAGCGGGGAAGAGTGACATTGGATTTCAACCAGTTTGTTTACTGCA CGGCAAACTGCAGGATATAG